The DNA window AACCAACATTGCGGAGGAGGTCATCTATTTGGTTGGCGGTGAGATCGTCCGTGGTGACCGTATCTGATTCCGGCAGGATTACTCATGTCACCCTTAATGGTATTACTTTCACTCCTGCTCCTTTCTGCTGTGGGTTTTTATTGCGGACGCCGTAAGGCCCTTGTTGTTGGCCTGGCCTCGGGAACGGTACGCAATCTTCATTCCCGTCCTGTGTATTACGGCACCTTGACCGCACTCTGGTGCGGCTTGCCGGCGCTCATCATTTTTGCTTTTTGGCGGGCCATTGAGTCATCTATTATCGTCTCCATGATCATAAATACACTTCCACCGGAGATGAGTTCTTTGCCGACAGACAGCCTAGGCCTTATCGTCAATGAGATCAAGAACCTGGCAGCCGGAAACTCCTTTGGCGGCATAAAAACCCCGGAAATCGAAGCTGCCGCAAACTATTATACACATCTGCAGGCAATGAGCAGTGTCATTCAAAGTACAACTATGTTGGTAGTTGGCTTGGCAGCAGTTATTTTTGCCATAAATCGGATTTCGCCTCAGTTACGGGCCAGAAATCAGGTCGAGGCGGTTTTGCGAACCGGTATGATTTTTTGTTCAACCATCGCAATTTTTACCACTATCGGCATCGTTCTCTCTGTCCTCTTTGAGGCCATCCGCTTTTTTCAAAAAGTTCCCCTTACGGATTTTCTCTTTGGACTACAGTGGAGTCCGCAGATGTCAATTCGAACTGACCAAGTCGGTTCTTCAGGTGCTTTTGGTGCAGTGCCCGTTTTTACCGGCACTTTGATGATTTCGG is part of the Desulfobulbaceae bacterium genome and encodes:
- the pstC gene encoding phosphate ABC transporter permease subunit PstC, producing the protein MSPLMVLLSLLLLSAVGFYCGRRKALVVGLASGTVRNLHSRPVYYGTLTALWCGLPALIIFAFWRAIESSIIVSMIINTLPPEMSSLPTDSLGLIVNEIKNLAAGNSFGGIKTPEIEAAANYYTHLQAMSSVIQSTTMLVVGLAAVIFAINRISPQLRARNQVEAVLRTGMIFCSTIAIFTTIGIVLSVLFEAIRFFQKVPLTDFLFGLQWSPQMSIRTDQVGSSGAFGAVPVFTGTLMISALAMLVAVPIGLMAAIYLAEYAGKKVRASAKPLIEILAGIPTVVYGFFAALVVAPFIRDLGAKVGISVSSESALAAGLIMGIMIIPFIMSISDDVINAVPQSLRDGSYALGATKSETVRLVLLPAALPGIVGGILLAVSRAIGETMIVVMAAGLSAKLTANPLQAVTTVTVQIVTLLVGDQEFDSPKTLAAFALGLLLFLVTLLLNVTALYIVRRYREQYE